One region of Betaproteobacteria bacterium genomic DNA includes:
- a CDS encoding HDOD domain-containing protein, with the protein MPRSKLMLQQLESTLGEQLSARELADIAGGDPFLCLRLLRESESHRVRRLEHETTTPLGAVMQLGTDTFRRLLLDSPETDETVMGLAGCEARAFLARHLALRWGTARADVSPDEIAMAALLSEIGELLLWMFAPDLPEAADSALHSGRSARSLQAQVDACGFRFKDLTLKCALIWHLPPLLTQLIRGVDNPRANLSRVCVDAARHLITGGPDDPALPSDIAEAKHIIPSATLEWLAEQLPGLNEAQVAGIALKAADLIDPRHH; encoded by the coding sequence ATGCCACGTTCGAAATTGATGTTGCAGCAGTTGGAGTCGACGCTGGGAGAACAACTTTCGGCTCGAGAACTTGCCGACATTGCGGGGGGGGACCCCTTTCTTTGTCTTCGACTGTTACGCGAGTCAGAAAGCCACAGAGTCCGGCGACTTGAACATGAAACGACGACGCCACTGGGCGCCGTCATGCAACTCGGTACCGACACTTTCCGCAGACTCCTGCTTGACAGTCCGGAAACAGATGAAACAGTTATGGGGCTGGCCGGCTGTGAAGCGCGTGCCTTTCTGGCAAGACATCTGGCATTACGCTGGGGAACTGCTCGGGCAGATGTCTCACCCGATGAAATCGCCATGGCTGCCCTGCTCTCCGAAATCGGCGAACTGTTGCTCTGGATGTTTGCTCCGGATTTACCGGAAGCGGCTGATTCAGCGCTGCATTCCGGCCGGTCAGCCCGCTCGCTGCAGGCACAGGTGGACGCGTGCGGATTCCGCTTCAAGGATTTGACCCTCAAGTGCGCATTGATCTGGCACCTTCCACCCTTGCTGACACAATTGATACGCGGCGTCGACAATCCCCGAGCCAACCTGTCGCGTGTCTGCGTGGACGCAGCCCGCCACCTGATCACGGGGGGCCCGGATGACCCAGCGCTGCCTTCGGATATCGCCGAAGCCAAACACATCATCCCCAGCGCAACGCTTGAATGGCTCGCCGAGCAACTTCCCGGCCTCAATGAGGCACAAGTCGCTGGTATCGCACTCAAGGCGGCCGATCTGATCGACCCGCGCCACCATTGA
- the rlmB gene encoding 23S rRNA (guanosine(2251)-2'-O)-methyltransferase RlmB, with protein sequence MSSRLIYGFHAVTAKLRHDPESVKEIVIDATRHDARARDLLAHAELQGVKVIGADGSRLDGMAPGAKHQGVLARIEGDRKLAHLDDVLDTLEEPAFLLVLDGITDPRNLGACLRVADAAGVHAVIAPKDRAVGLTDVAAKTACGAAETVPYVMVTNLARTLRELQEREIWVVGTASEAESDLYAAEWPKATAWVLGAEGEGMRRLTRENCDQLVKIPMYGSVESLNVSVAAGVCLFEARRRLG encoded by the coding sequence ATGTCTTCCCGTCTGATCTACGGTTTTCACGCCGTAACCGCCAAACTTCGTCATGACCCGGAGTCGGTCAAGGAAATCGTCATCGATGCGACACGCCATGACGCGCGAGCCCGCGATTTGCTGGCCCACGCCGAGTTGCAGGGCGTCAAGGTGATTGGCGCTGACGGCAGTCGGCTCGACGGCATGGCACCCGGCGCGAAACATCAGGGGGTTCTGGCCCGCATTGAGGGTGATCGCAAACTGGCCCACCTTGATGATGTGCTGGATACGCTGGAAGAGCCGGCGTTTTTGCTGGTGCTGGACGGCATTACGGACCCGCGCAACCTCGGTGCCTGTCTGCGCGTTGCCGATGCGGCCGGTGTGCATGCCGTCATCGCGCCCAAGGACAGGGCGGTCGGGCTGACCGATGTGGCGGCCAAGACAGCCTGCGGCGCCGCCGAAACGGTACCTTACGTGATGGTGACCAACCTGGCACGGACGCTGCGGGAGCTGCAGGAACGCGAGATCTGGGTGGTTGGCACGGCGAGTGAGGCAGAAAGCGATCTCTACGCAGCCGAATGGCCGAAAGCGACGGCCTGGGTGCTGGGTGCCGAAGGCGAGGGCATGCGTCGCTTGACGCGCGAAAATTGCGACCAGTTGGTCAAGATTCCGATGTACGGATCTGTCGAAAGTCTCAACGTCTCGGTGGCGGCGGGCGTTTGCCTGTTTGAGGCGCGTCGCCGTTTGGGCTGA
- the rnr gene encoding ribonuclease R: MSRKKLSKIRRADPFFERELARYEFPLPSREYVSQILTDEARPVEFGELMALLDIAESEREMFQRRLGAMEREGQLMRNRKGAYMLPERASLTAGRIQGHPDGYGFLIPDDGSADIFLDQHQMKKVLHGDRALVRVTGIDRKGRPEGGIVEVTERVNTRIVGRVFVEHGVVVVAPENKRISQDILVPPEPKAKNKPQSGQVVMVQLIEQPSKFSQPIGKIIEVLGNYADPGMEIEIALRKHDLPFEFSKSALDENKALPDKVTKADLKGREDLRDMALVTIDGETARDFDDAVYCEKKGRGWRLVVAIADVSHYVKPGMALDREAVERGNSVYFPRRVIPMLPEKLSNGICSLNPDVERMAMVCDMEISSTGKIGKYKFYPAVFKSHARLTYNLVWSWLSGEKEPETDVHRSVLPHVQNLYKLFAALHKARGQRGAIDFETTETQMLFNEQGKIENIVPVVRNDAHRIIEECMLAANVCASDFLAENKQTCLYRIHAAPSEEKLVNLRTFLGEFGLALGGGDDPRAKDYAILLEKVKQRPDFQLLQTVMLRSLRQAMYSPDNVGHFGLAYEHYTHFTSPIRRYPDLLVHRAIKAVLAGEIYTPDRPWDDIGLQCSSTERRADEATRDVENWLKTFFMKERIGEEFEGTISAVTAFGIFVALDTVYIEGLVHVSDLGADYFQFDNIKHQMLGERTGQRFRLGDRVRVKLVRADLESNRIDFVLAGSEKAYAGSKTLPKGAVKSSAGKRPVAQVMATKAVAVKVPATKKAGSKVATKSAKPSAKKSVKVSAKPAAKKSPASQSKTGAAKPARKTVTKKR, translated from the coding sequence ATGTCAAGAAAAAAGTTATCAAAAATTCGCCGCGCTGATCCATTTTTTGAGCGGGAGTTGGCTAGGTATGAGTTTCCTTTGCCGTCCCGCGAATATGTTTCCCAGATTTTGACTGATGAAGCACGTCCGGTTGAATTCGGTGAGTTGATGGCGTTGCTCGATATTGCCGAGAGCGAGCGCGAAATGTTTCAGCGTCGCTTGGGGGCGATGGAGCGTGAAGGTCAACTGATGCGAAATCGCAAAGGGGCCTATATGCTGCCGGAGCGGGCGAGTTTGACGGCCGGCCGAATTCAGGGTCATCCGGACGGTTATGGCTTCCTGATTCCTGATGATGGTAGTGCCGATATTTTCCTTGATCAGCATCAGATGAAAAAAGTGCTTCATGGTGATCGAGCGCTGGTGCGGGTTACCGGCATCGACCGCAAGGGGCGCCCGGAGGGTGGCATTGTCGAGGTTACCGAGCGAGTCAATACACGGATTGTAGGGCGGGTGTTTGTCGAACATGGGGTAGTGGTTGTCGCGCCAGAAAACAAGCGAATATCGCAGGATATTCTGGTGCCGCCCGAGCCCAAGGCAAAGAACAAGCCGCAATCCGGTCAGGTAGTGATGGTTCAGCTCATTGAGCAGCCCAGCAAATTTTCACAGCCTATTGGCAAGATCATTGAGGTGCTGGGCAATTATGCTGATCCGGGGATGGAGATCGAAATTGCCTTGCGCAAGCATGATCTGCCCTTCGAATTCTCGAAATCTGCGCTGGATGAAAACAAGGCCTTGCCTGACAAGGTCACCAAGGCGGACCTGAAAGGTCGCGAGGATTTACGCGACATGGCGCTGGTGACCATTGATGGCGAGACTGCGCGTGATTTTGATGATGCTGTGTATTGCGAAAAGAAAGGTCGTGGTTGGCGCCTTGTGGTGGCAATCGCGGACGTGTCGCACTACGTCAAGCCGGGGATGGCGCTTGATCGCGAGGCGGTGGAACGTGGCAACTCGGTCTATTTCCCACGCCGTGTGATTCCGATGTTGCCTGAAAAGCTGTCCAACGGCATTTGTTCGTTGAATCCGGATGTTGAACGGATGGCCATGGTCTGCGACATGGAGATCAGTTCGACTGGCAAGATCGGTAAATACAAATTCTATCCAGCGGTGTTTAAATCGCATGCCCGTTTGACCTACAACCTTGTCTGGTCCTGGCTGTCCGGTGAAAAAGAGCCGGAGACCGATGTCCACCGCAGCGTTTTGCCGCACGTCCAGAATCTCTACAAACTGTTTGCCGCCTTGCACAAGGCACGAGGCCAGCGTGGAGCGATCGATTTCGAGACGACCGAAACGCAGATGCTGTTCAACGAACAGGGCAAGATCGAAAATATCGTGCCGGTGGTACGCAACGATGCGCACCGGATCATCGAGGAGTGCATGCTGGCCGCCAACGTTTGCGCCTCTGATTTCCTGGCTGAGAACAAGCAGACTTGCCTTTACCGCATTCATGCTGCGCCATCGGAAGAGAAACTGGTGAACCTGCGCACCTTCCTCGGAGAGTTTGGTCTTGCCCTGGGCGGTGGCGATGATCCTCGGGCTAAGGATTACGCCATTCTTCTCGAAAAGGTGAAGCAGCGTCCGGACTTCCAGTTACTGCAGACGGTGATGCTGCGTTCGCTGCGTCAGGCGATGTACAGCCCCGACAATGTCGGCCATTTCGGCTTGGCTTATGAGCACTACACGCACTTTACGTCGCCAATCCGCCGCTATCCCGACCTGCTTGTCCATCGCGCCATCAAGGCCGTGCTGGCCGGGGAAATCTATACGCCGGATCGACCCTGGGATGACATTGGCCTACAGTGTTCCAGTACCGAGCGTCGAGCCGACGAGGCTACGCGTGACGTCGAAAACTGGCTGAAGACTTTCTTCATGAAGGAACGCATTGGCGAAGAGTTCGAAGGGACGATTTCGGCGGTGACCGCCTTCGGGATATTTGTCGCGCTGGACACGGTTTATATCGAAGGTCTGGTTCATGTCTCCGATCTGGGCGCCGATTACTTCCAGTTCGACAATATCAAGCACCAGATGCTGGGCGAACGGACGGGCCAGCGTTTCCGTCTGGGTGACCGGGTGCGCGTCAAACTGGTACGGGCGGATCTGGAATCGAACCGCATAGATTTTGTCCTGGCTGGTAGCGAGAAGGCTTACGCGGGAAGCAAGACACTACCCAAGGGGGCAGTGAAATCATCGGCAGGCAAGCGCCCGGTTGCTCAAGTGATGGCAACCAAGGCGGTAGCAGTCAAAGTGCCAGCCACCAAGAAAGCTGGAAGCAAGGTGGCTACCAAGTCTGCCAAACCTTCGGCCAAGAAGTCGGTCAAGGTTTCTGCGAAGCCTGCTGCCAAGAAGTCGCCAGCCTCGCAGAGCAAGACAGGGGCTGCCAAGCCGGCTCGCAAAACGGTGACAAAAAAGCGTTGA
- a CDS encoding multidrug efflux RND transporter permease subunit — protein MSKFFINRPIFASVISIIIVIAGLVASRVLPIAQYPEIAPPTVLISATYPGASAETLAKTVAAPIEEQLNGVENMLYFNSSATANGTVTITATFEVGTNADLAAVNVNNRVKAAEPRLPAAVRTNGVIVQKRSNDILNVVALKSEGGKYSTLFLSNYASLNIADELKRIKGVGDVTIFGAQDYSMRIWLKPDRMAQLGVTASEVSSAISAQNAQNAAGKIGQDPSPADQQLVYTVTAKGRLLSEEEFGNIVIRASGPGGILRLRDIARIELGAYNYDQRVTLDGQPTIAMGVFLQTGANALETAAAIRSKMDELKLRFPEGMDYVIPYDTTYFVSASIKEVVHTLVEAMLLVLAVVFIFLQSWRATLIPMIAVPISLIGTFAGLWLFGFSINMLTLFAMVLAIGIVVDDAIVVLENVERLMAEEKLPPKEAAIKAMQQVTGALIAIVLVLCAVFVPVAFLGGIAGQLYKQFAVTVAVAVVLSGVVALTLTPALCALLLKAQHTENKWFAPFNRMFERLTGNYTRAVGFTLKHGIIGALIFALMIGGTLAFFRIIPGGFVPAEDQGYLVSALILPDGATLKRTEKTGENMRQMFAKDEAVAHTFIVSGFDLIGGGNKPNAGTIFIPLKDWSERQGKAQDLAGKFMGFGMMQPDGIGLVFNPPPIRGLGTAGGFEVYVQNRVDGDARKLNEVTQGFIAELQKHPEFTRISTFFRPTVPQLFVEVNEQKALALGIPIGDIYSTLQSTMGALYVNDFNKAGRVYRVQLQAEADYRMKPEDIGKVYVKSTTTGAMIPLSAVTVVKNIVGPEQIERFNGFIAAKVMGDSKPGISSGDAIKIVEDVAAATLPDGYGVAWTGQAFQEKRSSGSSLQAFGFAVVMVFLILAAQYEKWSLPVAVVMAVPFALMGALTAIWVRGMPNDIYFQIGLVVLIGLASKNAILIVEFAAQKYDEGMSATQAAIEAARLRLRPIIMTSLAFVLGVFPLVKATGAGAGARQSMGTGVFGGMLAATFIATLFIPLFFKWLERGKQQTPTAPTEEN, from the coding sequence ATGTCAAAATTCTTCATCAACCGGCCGATCTTTGCGTCGGTCATCTCGATCATCATCGTCATCGCGGGTCTGGTCGCCTCGCGGGTGCTGCCTATCGCGCAGTATCCGGAAATCGCGCCGCCAACCGTGCTGATCTCCGCCACCTATCCGGGTGCTTCGGCCGAAACCCTGGCCAAGACAGTCGCCGCGCCGATCGAGGAGCAGTTGAACGGCGTCGAGAACATGCTGTACTTCAATTCTTCGGCCACTGCCAACGGTACCGTGACGATCACCGCGACTTTCGAGGTCGGCACAAATGCCGACCTTGCCGCGGTCAACGTCAACAACCGGGTCAAAGCGGCCGAGCCGCGCCTGCCTGCCGCCGTGCGGACCAACGGGGTGATCGTCCAGAAGCGTTCGAATGACATTCTGAACGTCGTTGCGCTGAAGTCCGAGGGCGGCAAGTACAGCACGCTGTTCCTGTCCAACTACGCCAGCCTGAACATTGCCGATGAACTGAAGCGGATCAAGGGCGTCGGCGACGTCACCATTTTTGGTGCCCAGGATTACTCGATGCGTATCTGGCTGAAGCCGGACCGCATGGCACAACTCGGTGTGACGGCCAGCGAGGTGTCCAGTGCCATCTCCGCCCAGAACGCCCAGAACGCTGCCGGCAAGATCGGTCAGGATCCCTCCCCGGCAGACCAGCAGCTAGTTTATACGGTGACGGCTAAAGGAAGGCTGCTGAGCGAAGAGGAGTTCGGCAACATTGTCATTCGCGCCAGCGGCCCCGGCGGCATCTTGCGCCTCAGGGACATTGCCCGCATCGAACTCGGCGCCTACAACTATGACCAGCGCGTCACGCTGGATGGCCAGCCGACCATCGCCATGGGCGTCTTCCTGCAGACGGGCGCCAACGCGCTGGAAACCGCCGCCGCCATCCGCAGCAAGATGGACGAATTGAAACTTCGTTTCCCGGAGGGTATGGACTACGTTATCCCCTACGACACGACCTACTTTGTGTCAGCTTCAATCAAGGAAGTTGTCCACACCTTGGTCGAGGCCATGTTGCTGGTTCTTGCCGTCGTCTTCATCTTCCTGCAGAGCTGGCGCGCCACGCTGATCCCGATGATCGCCGTGCCGATCTCGCTGATCGGCACGTTCGCCGGCCTCTGGCTGTTCGGCTTCTCGATCAACATGCTGACACTTTTCGCCATGGTGCTGGCAATCGGCATCGTCGTCGACGACGCCATCGTCGTGCTGGAAAACGTCGAGCGCCTGATGGCCGAGGAAAAACTGCCACCCAAAGAGGCGGCGATCAAGGCGATGCAGCAGGTAACCGGTGCGCTGATCGCCATCGTGCTGGTACTCTGCGCGGTGTTCGTCCCGGTCGCCTTCCTCGGCGGCATTGCCGGCCAGCTCTACAAGCAGTTTGCCGTTACTGTCGCGGTTGCCGTCGTACTTTCCGGCGTTGTCGCGCTAACTCTGACACCGGCGCTGTGCGCGCTGCTGCTCAAGGCGCAGCATACCGAGAACAAATGGTTCGCGCCGTTCAACCGGATGTTCGAGCGCCTGACCGGCAACTACACCCGTGCTGTCGGTTTCACGCTCAAGCACGGCATCATCGGCGCCTTGATTTTTGCCCTGATGATCGGCGGAACCTTAGCCTTCTTCCGCATCATCCCCGGCGGCTTCGTACCGGCCGAAGACCAGGGATACCTCGTCTCGGCGTTGATCCTGCCTGACGGCGCAACACTGAAGCGCACCGAGAAAACCGGTGAAAACATGCGCCAGATGTTTGCCAAGGATGAAGCGGTGGCCCACACCTTCATCGTTTCCGGCTTCGACCTGATCGGCGGTGGCAACAAGCCCAATGCCGGCACCATTTTCATCCCGCTCAAGGACTGGTCGGAACGTCAGGGCAAGGCACAAGACCTGGCCGGCAAGTTCATGGGCTTCGGCATGATGCAGCCGGACGGCATCGGCCTGGTCTTCAATCCGCCGCCGATCCGTGGCCTCGGCACCGCCGGCGGCTTCGAAGTCTATGTCCAGAACCGCGTGGATGGCGATGCCCGCAAGCTCAACGAGGTTACCCAGGGCTTCATCGCCGAATTGCAGAAGCACCCGGAATTCACCCGTATCTCGACCTTCTTCCGGCCAACCGTGCCGCAACTGTTTGTCGAGGTTAACGAGCAGAAGGCCTTGGCACTCGGCATCCCGATCGGCGATATCTACTCGACGCTGCAAAGCACGATGGGCGCGCTCTACGTCAATGACTTCAACAAGGCCGGCCGCGTCTATCGCGTCCAGCTGCAGGCCGAGGCGGACTACCGCATGAAGCCGGAAGACATCGGCAAGGTCTACGTCAAGAGCACGACCACCGGCGCAATGATTCCGCTGTCCGCGGTCACTGTCGTCAAAAACATCGTCGGCCCGGAGCAGATCGAACGCTTCAATGGCTTCATCGCCGCCAAGGTAATGGGCGACAGCAAGCCGGGCATCAGTTCGGGTGACGCCATCAAGATCGTCGAGGATGTCGCCGCTGCAACCCTGCCCGACGGTTACGGTGTCGCATGGACAGGCCAGGCTTTCCAGGAAAAGCGCAGTTCCGGCTCTTCGCTGCAGGCTTTCGGCTTCGCCGTGGTGATGGTCTTCCTGATCCTTGCCGCCCAGTACGAGAAATGGTCGCTGCCGGTCGCCGTCGTGATGGCCGTGCCCTTCGCGCTGATGGGCGCGCTGACGGCGATCTGGGTACGTGGTATGCCGAACGACATCTACTTCCAGATCGGCCTCGTTGTGCTGATCGGGCTGGCGTCGAAAAACGCCATCCTGATCGTCGAATTTGCCGCCCAGAAATACGATGAAGGGATGAGTGCCACCCAGGCGGCGATCGAAGCGGCACGCCTGCGCCTGCGGCCGATCATCATGACCTCGCTCGCCTTCGTGCTCGGCGTCTTCCCTCTGGTCAAAGCCACCGGCGCCGGTGCTGGCGCCCGCCAGTCGATGGGTACCGGCGTCTTTGGCGGCATGCTGGCCGCCACCTTCATCGCCACGCTGTTCATCCCGCTCTTCTTCAAATGGCTGGAGCGCGGCAAGCAGCAGACGCCGACCGCTCCGACGGAGGAAAACTAA
- a CDS encoding IS21 family transposase codes for MKDLGRIRRLFYRDGVSLSEISRKTGYSRNTVKRWLRTPEGTEPKYERENPNVKIAPYAARLIKALETDARRPKRDRRTALKLFGELQAAGFTGTYCRVTEFIRRWRSDGGAAVSKAFVPLHFELGEAFQFDWSEEHLVIGGVWRKILASHLKFCASRAFVVQAYPTQGHEMLFDAHTRSFAALGGIPRRGIYDNMKTAVDKVQKGKSRIVNARFSAMASHYLFDPDFCNVASGWEKGVVEKNVQDSRLRLWQDAGKERFSSFTELNVWLLERCRSLWQELRHPEYADLTVAEMLEHEQPSLMPMVAPFDGYVETLGKVSSTCLVTLDRNRYSVPCELVGQVVSLRLYPERIDMVAHDLRMASHPRSFTRQQTLYDWQHYIPLIERKPGALRNGAPFADMPEALQRLRSLLLRREGGDRVMAKVLSAIAQFGLESVLVAVDLVLESGLPSAEHVENMLNRLKSGPMPPPVETPLTISEAPIADTGRYDQLRVEVSDHA; via the coding sequence ATGAAGGATCTGGGAAGGATTCGGCGGTTGTTTTACCGGGATGGCGTGTCGCTATCCGAGATTTCGAGGAAGACGGGGTATAGCCGGAACACCGTCAAGCGTTGGTTACGGACGCCGGAAGGCACGGAGCCGAAGTACGAACGGGAGAACCCGAACGTCAAGATTGCGCCCTATGCGGCGCGACTCATCAAGGCGCTGGAAACGGATGCTCGGCGCCCGAAACGGGATCGGCGTACGGCGCTGAAACTCTTTGGTGAATTGCAGGCGGCCGGATTTACGGGCACCTACTGCCGGGTCACTGAGTTCATCCGGCGCTGGCGTTCCGATGGTGGCGCGGCGGTCAGCAAAGCCTTCGTTCCGCTCCACTTTGAATTAGGCGAAGCCTTCCAGTTCGACTGGAGCGAAGAGCATTTGGTGATCGGTGGTGTCTGGCGCAAGATTCTCGCCTCGCATCTGAAGTTCTGTGCCAGTCGGGCCTTTGTGGTTCAGGCCTACCCGACGCAAGGCCACGAAATGCTGTTTGATGCCCATACCCGTTCGTTTGCGGCCTTGGGCGGCATTCCTCGGCGCGGCATCTACGACAATATGAAGACGGCCGTGGATAAGGTGCAGAAGGGCAAGTCCCGTATCGTCAATGCCCGCTTCTCGGCCATGGCCTCCCACTACCTGTTCGACCCGGATTTCTGCAATGTCGCCAGCGGCTGGGAGAAAGGCGTTGTCGAGAAGAATGTCCAGGATAGCCGGCTGCGGCTCTGGCAGGATGCCGGCAAGGAACGCTTCAGCTCTTTCACCGAACTGAACGTCTGGCTGCTCGAACGCTGCCGTAGCCTGTGGCAGGAATTGCGCCATCCTGAGTACGCGGATCTGACGGTGGCCGAGATGCTGGAACACGAGCAACCGAGCCTGATGCCAATGGTGGCGCCCTTCGATGGGTATGTTGAAACCCTGGGCAAAGTCTCCAGCACCTGCCTAGTCACGCTGGATCGTAATCGCTATTCGGTGCCGTGCGAGTTGGTCGGCCAGGTCGTTAGCCTGCGTCTCTATCCGGAGCGGATTGATATGGTGGCGCACGATCTGCGCATGGCCAGCCATCCACGTAGTTTCACCCGGCAACAAACGCTCTACGACTGGCAGCACTACATTCCGCTGATTGAACGCAAGCCGGGTGCCTTGAGAAATGGCGCGCCATTTGCCGACATGCCGGAAGCTTTGCAGCGCCTGCGCAGTTTGTTGCTGCGTCGAGAAGGTGGTGATCGGGTCATGGCCAAGGTCCTGTCAGCGATTGCGCAGTTCGGTCTGGAGTCTGTGCTGGTGGCGGTCGATCTGGTTCTGGAATCAGGCTTGCCCAGTGCCGAGCACGTCGAGAACATGCTCAATCGACTGAAGTCTGGACCCATGCCACCACCGGTGGAGACCCCGCTGACGATCAGCGAAGCACCGATCGCCGATACGGGTCGCTACGACCAGCTGCGCGTGGAGGTGAGCGACCATGCGTGA
- a CDS encoding efflux transporter outer membrane subunit translates to MYSLPTNISKIRLILALTAAFALAGCAVGPDYIRPASTLPESAQDVATAEAPVNPTWWTLFGDADLNALVEQTLAANQDLQAAIARLEAAEAAAREAGADYLPRIGLEASTGRNKSSGETFNGKKIGGATYNSNRVAATLSYEVDLWGRIRRNNEAVRADTLSSRFGRDSLRLTLVSEVANEYLNLRSLDAQIDVTTQTLESRKQALKIVQARVNGGTASGLEQAQAESALNSAQAQWSELKRQRALSESQIALISGQPGMKINATGLDQLPLPPTPPAGLPSALLEVRPDIRQAEEKLVAANARIGVAKAAYYPTISLTGALGSESMALSNLFSGGAGIWSTALGLAMPIFDAGRTGARVDQATAAQKETLANYRKTVQTAFKEVNDAIVGLHAYSDEEAAYSAQVGASQKALDLAQKRYEAGYSGYMDLLDAQRTLNSAQLQYLASRKSRLGAAVDLFKAMGGGWVAG, encoded by the coding sequence ATGTATTCCCTGCCCACAAATATTTCCAAAATTCGCCTGATTTTGGCGTTGACCGCAGCATTCGCCCTCGCCGGCTGTGCCGTCGGCCCTGACTACATCCGTCCGGCATCCACCTTGCCGGAATCGGCACAGGATGTTGCGACGGCTGAAGCGCCAGTCAATCCGACGTGGTGGACGCTGTTTGGCGATGCCGATCTCAACGCACTGGTCGAGCAAACGTTAGCTGCCAACCAGGACCTGCAGGCTGCCATCGCCCGCCTTGAAGCGGCCGAAGCGGCGGCCCGCGAAGCCGGGGCCGACTACTTGCCACGCATCGGCCTGGAAGCCAGCACCGGTCGCAACAAGAGCAGCGGCGAAACGTTCAACGGCAAAAAAATCGGGGGTGCCACCTATAACAGCAACCGCGTAGCCGCAACGCTGAGCTACGAAGTCGACCTCTGGGGGCGCATCCGGCGCAACAACGAAGCCGTTCGCGCCGACACTCTGTCCAGCCGCTTCGGTCGCGACAGCCTGCGCCTGACCCTGGTCAGCGAGGTCGCCAATGAATACCTCAATCTGCGCAGTCTGGATGCCCAGATCGACGTCACGACACAAACCCTGGAATCGCGCAAGCAAGCACTCAAGATCGTGCAGGCCCGCGTGAACGGTGGCACCGCCTCGGGACTGGAACAGGCTCAGGCCGAAAGCGCGTTGAATAGTGCGCAGGCGCAGTGGAGCGAGCTGAAACGCCAGCGGGCGCTTTCCGAAAGCCAGATTGCGCTGATCAGCGGCCAACCCGGTATGAAGATCAATGCCACCGGTCTCGACCAGCTGCCACTGCCGCCAACGCCGCCAGCCGGCCTGCCCTCTGCGCTACTTGAAGTGCGCCCGGATATTCGTCAGGCCGAAGAAAAATTGGTCGCTGCCAACGCCCGCATCGGCGTCGCCAAAGCTGCCTACTATCCAACGATCAGCCTGACCGGCGCCCTGGGCAGCGAAAGCATGGCGCTCTCCAACCTGTTCTCGGGCGGTGCCGGCATCTGGTCTACCGCCCTCGGTCTCGCCATGCCGATCTTCGACGCCGGTCGCACTGGCGCGCGGGTCGACCAGGCCACCGCTGCGCAGAAGGAAACCTTGGCCAACTACCGGAAAACGGTGCAAACCGCCTTCAAGGAAGTCAATGATGCGATTGTCGGCCTGCACGCCTATAGCGACGAAGAAGCTGCCTACTCGGCGCAAGTTGGCGCTTCGCAAAAGGCACTTGATCTGGCCCAGAAACGCTACGAAGCTGGCTACAGTGGCTATATGGATCTGCTGGACGCCCAACGCACGCTGAACAGCGCTCAATTGCAGTATCTGGCCAGCCGCAAGAGTCGGCTGGGCGCGGCAGTTGATCTGTTCAAGGCAATGGGCGGCGGCTGGGTGGCGGGTTAA